DNA sequence from the Sediminibacillus dalangtanensis genome:
CACAAATCAAACCGGTTATACACACGGTTTGTGGATATTTTCCACATTATCCACAATAATTGGTAAAAAGTTAATAAGATTTTCATCAACAATCAAAGTTTAATTACTTCAACTATTTCAGACACTTATCAACACTGTGCACAACCATGTGGATAACCTTTGCCCACAATTTACTGGGCTACAGTGAAGGTTTTCCCTGCCTGGACAAACTTAAACCCGCTTTTTTGTTTCAGCATACATTCGATCTGCTGTCTTGAATTCTTTTTGATATAGCACTTGCTGGGTTTTAGATAACGTGTTCTTTGGATCGTTGACGCCTCGCTTATTGCTCATCGAATCCCTCGCTTTCGAATCGCCCGCCGTCCAAAGGGAAGATACAGGCTTTTCCTCTAGCGTTTCCCAAAACGCTTCCTTTATACGACGGCTTCCCCTTCGCTTACTTCGACCGGCTGATGATGGAGGAAATAGCTTGTCGGAGTGATGACAAACAAATCGTACACGGGAACATCATAGTGCGCATTAATGGCTTGATAAACATCCGGGTAGGCGGATTGTCCAGAGAGAAGGTATGGCAGCTTCAGGGCAGCCCGCATCGAACGTTCGTTAGTCTGGCGGATTTTGATAAACACCGCTTCCATCCCGTGCAAGGTGAATACTTCTTCCAAAAATTGCTCTTTGGCAATCCGGTTGTAGCCCTTGCCAAAAAAGGGCTGGCCGATCCATGTTGCCAGAAAGCCTTTGTTATCGCTCATATCAAATAAATTGATGGTGCCGATCGGCTGCTGGTACTCATCCAGAATCGTGCGCGACAACAGCATGCCGGCTTCTTCCTGTTCGATTGTCTGTTTAGTCAAAAAGTAAAATTCATCCATCGAAAATGCTTTGTGGCGGACGTATGGAAACACCTTCGGATGGCTCATCAGTTCGAATAATTGGGGCACCTCGTGTAAGTCTCGTTTTTTCAGCATAAAAAAAATCCCTCCTATTAGTGGAGAGGATGAAAGTAACACTAGGAATCGCTAGTGGTCCGCCTCACCCTCGAATTTTTATCAACTACCAACAAAAATTCGGGGTGGGAATCGAACCCACTAGAACCAGTCAAACTGGTGGCGCACCATTTGCCTTCCCATTTTCTATTTTTATTCCCTTTGTACAGATGGGAAAATACAGCCGCTTTTTACAAGAATATAGTACACAAAAATTTGCAAAAAGGGAACAAAAATCTTCAGGCAATATCCGACAACTTTTTCGCACTCGGAGCGTGCTGCATGCAGGTGGGCGGTTTATGCAGAAAATATATCGCGTAATGCCGGTTCCAGATACGGATATTGAAAGGCATACCCATGGGCTTGAGCTGCTGCAGGGAGTACAGTCTGACCTTTTAGTACCAGCTCGCTCATATCTCCCAGTGCTGTCTTCATCAGTTTTTCGGGTACAGGCAGCCAGCAAGGCCTGTTGAGCACCTTTGCCAAGGTTTCGCTGAAATCTTTATTGCGCTGCGGCTTTGGAGCGGTGACGTTCAGGGGGCCGCTTATTTCGTCGGTGTCGAGGGCGAACAGGATCAATTCGATTACATCATCGATATGAATCCAGGAAACCCACTGCTCGCCGCTTCCGACCTTGCCACCTGCCATTAGTTTGAAAGGCAGTGACATCAACGGCAGGGCACCCTGGCGGCCAAGAATCAAACCGAATCGCGCATAAACCGTGCGGACGCCGAGCGTTTCGGCTTCCGCTGCTTTGGCTTCCCACTGGGCTGCAACGTTTGCAAGAAAATCATCGCCCGGTTCTACCGTTTTTTCTGTGAAAGCTTGGGTGGTGGATGTACCGTAGTACCCCATTGCCGAACCATTGACCAGAACATGGGGCTTTTCCGGCAGTGTCCGGAGAAGCCGGATTACCTCTTCGGTAGACTTCAGGCGGCTGTTCATGATTTTTTGCTTTTTTTCTTCCGTCCAATAACCAAAAATCGAGTCGCCTGCTAAATTGACAAACGCATCGAGTGCCGGCAGTTCGGCTTCCGGTTCGCTGTGTTCCTGCAGCCATCCAATATAGGTAACCGAATCCGTGTTGCGGTGGTTTTCCGGATGACGCGTCAATACGTAGACATGGCTCCCTCTTTCGACAAGCTGGTTGATTAGATGACGACCGACAAATCCTGTTCCTCCCGTAATTGCAACGTTCATATCATGGCCTCCTTTAGTATGTAAGAGTAAGATATCTTTATTATACGATGTTTCGATGCGTGTGTGTGATTTCCTTCCGTGCTAAAATGAAGAGTGGAGGTGAATCCCGTTGGCAACTATATCCCGGATAACCACACAGAAGAAAAACAAACACCGCTATAATATTTTCCTTGACCGAAATAACAAAGATGCATACGCATTCAGCGTCGACGAGGATATCTTGATTTCCTTCCAGCTGCGCAAAGGAATGGAACTGGACGAGCCGACAATTAACGCGCTGATTGAAAAAGATAACATCCACAAGTCCTTTACCCTGGCATTGAACTATTTAAGCTATCGAATGCGCTCCAAAAAGGAAATTCACGATTATCTAGTCAAAAAAGAAGTCGAACCAGAACAAATTCCGGTAGTCATCGACCGACTGGTAAGGGAAGGGTTTCTTGATGACCGGGAGTTTGCTGCTTCCCTTGTACGGACCCGAAAGAATACGACGAGCAAAGGGCCGTTGCTCGTCAAAAAAGAACTGCTGGATAAAGGCGTATCCGCTGCGATTGTCGAAGAAGCGATTCAGCTTTATACCTATCAGGATCAGTATAACAAGGCGTTGAAATGGATGGAGAAAAAGATGAAACTCGACGGCAGGAAGTCGTTCCGCGAACAGCTGCAAAATGTGCAGAAAACATTGATGCAAAAAGGATTTACCGGCGATGTCATCAAAGATGTGCTGGCGGAAGTGGACACCGACGACGATAACGATGCTGAATGGCAGGCGGTCGTTTACCAGGGAGAAAAGCTGCTGCGCAAGTATGCGAAAAAAGACGAAGGGCTGCAGCTCAAACAAAAGCTGAAGGGTGCACTTTACCGGAAGGGCTTTGGGTTCGAAGAAATCGATCGCTTTATCGAAGAATATGTGGAAGAAGCAGAATAAAACCAGGCTGTGCTATTTACAGCCTGGTTTTCTATGGCGGCCATTTTTTTAGTATCTCCTACTCTTGGCTAATACAATCTACGAACGACCACCAGGGATTATATGAAAAGGGTTAATAAGCAGCTGCGGAATTCCGCGGGCTGCTGGTGTCCTTCAATAAATCCCGCGTTCTTTCAAATCGTTTATTGCCTGGTGGACGTGATCGACGACACGAGTTGCGGTTTTTTGGACTTCAGGATGCGCAGTCGACATCGCGTAGCTGTATGGTGTCATTTCCAGCATTGGCACATCGTTGAAAGAATCGCCGATCACAGCAATCTCCTCTGCGGTAATACCTAGCTTTTCAATGAGGCGTTGCAGGCCGAGTGCTTTGCTGATTCCTTTAGGAACGAAATCGACACAATGGGCATCGGACAGATAACTCTCCATGACCGGACCGAATTCTTCCGTGATTTCTTGTTTGATTTTGAGGATGTCTTCGGTTTCGCCGTGAATGGTGAATTTGGCAGGGAACACGGTCTCGCCGTAATAAGCTTCCAGCCGTTTCTCCTCTTTGACAGGAAAATAAAGCAAGTGCTCGAACGCTTCGATTTCCGGCGTTTTTTCTGCTACATATACATCATCCGCTGTAGATACAGAATAAACGACAGGATACTTCGCTATCGCCTGGTGCAGACGCCGGCTCAATGCTTCGGGAAATGTTTCGGTGTGTACCAGTCCATCTTGCCCATGATAAACGAAGCTGCCGTTCTGGCTGACCCGGTGCCCCGTTTGGTTAACCTGTTTAAATACTTCGAGAATATCGCGGTCCATTCTTCCGGAAGCAACAGCAAATTCCACGCCCTTATCTACCAGACCGGCAATAGCGTCGATGTCCTCCTGCAGAATATGATTTTCCTTTCCAAGCAATGTACCATCAAGATCGGTGACAAAAAGTTTGAGCATAGTTTTGGCTCCTTTTACGCCAATCTGGCGCTTATGTATATAACCAATTTCGATTATACAGTTTGCAAGCGCATTCAGACAAAGGGGATTTGAGGAAGAAAGGGTCCGATCATTAATAGTGTAAATAAACGATTACAAATATAGACAGAATGATTCACTGTAGTCAGGAAGCTTCTCGCTTTGTTTGTGTACTGCTTCGTTTCCATTTCCAATAGTGAAAAAGGTAGTAAGCGAGCCCGGCAAGGGAGACGGAAAAATAAAGCATAGATGGATCCTTGTCTTTCCATTGTTTCAGCCAGATACCTCCGAAAAACGCAAACATCAATGCACCTGTCCGCAAGCGCCCATTAGACTGTTGGGTGAACAGAATGATGAACATGATTAACAGGAATACGAGGGTATAAAACATGATTTTCCTCCTCTCATGTGCAGTCCGTTTTTAAATTTTTGCAACAACTAGAACGAGCTCAAAGTGAAATCTTTAATCCTTCTACGGTGATTTTCACTATATATTACCAGTCGGTATGGGTAGTGTAAATAAGAGGAGGAAAGCGGATGGAAGAATCGGCAAAGTAAAAGATATTTTGTGGTCAACGGACAATGCGGTAAAATGGAAACAGAAGTAGGAAATGCATCAAGTGTGGGGGAGGTTATCGAGAGTGGAGAAGAGATACAGTGAGTACACCGTGGGAGAACTTCGGGAGGAAGTGGCAGCTTTGAAAGAAAAAGCGCAAAAAGCAGAGCAATTGGGTAACGTAAGTGAATTCGCCATCCATGAAAGAAAAATACAGATGGCGCTGGCATATATGATGAACCCGGAGGATTATGCTGCAGGGGAAACCTATGAATTGCAGCAGGATCCGGGCCATACCTTCAAAATCAGTTATATCAATGGCAGGTTTGCCTGGGGCAACCGGATCAACCTGTTAGGTGAAATGGTGGAGAAACAGGAAGCGATCCCGATTTCGATGCTCGGAAAAAAATTGGATTAAGCAGGAAAGGGACAGTCCCCGCCATATGGCAGGGACTGCTGTATGTCAGCCTTTTTTCTTGAGCACATCCATGATGATGTCCTTTTGGCTTTTACGGGTTTCACCGTTCACTTGTTGGCTGGCACGTTTCGGGTTTGCCCGTGGTGATTGAAAAGGATCCTGGTAGAGATTTTCGGCAAATGGCTTTCTGGCCATAGCTGTTTCCTCCTCAGCGGTGTGCAGAATTTTTCATGCGTTCCTGTGGTTCGGTGTTGATCGAGCCATCCGCCCGCTTCGGACTGTATCGCCCTTTGGCGCGCGGTTTGCTGTCCATGCGCATATCAGGTAAACCGTACTTTTTATTCCGCATTCGCATCCCCTCCGTCCCGTCAATCCATTGTGCGCTGTCTGAAAGCTGCGCATTCGTAGTTTTTACGTAACCAGGGAGCTTATGTGGTACAATAATTACCGGTACGGACCGCATCACCAGATGCCGGAACTTACGCGATTCTCTTTGATAAAGGGTGAGTGACATGCAAGAACGGTTTGAGCGGCTGGCAGAACGACTTGCCGAAACTAATCAACAATTGAGCCGTGACGAAGCTAGAACATGGGTAGAACTGCTTTGGGAGGACTTTGACACCACTCGGGCGAAAGCCGGAGAAAAGTATCAGGGAAAAGACGTCACCGAGCAGATCGTACTACGCTGGATCGATCAATATGGTCCGCGACTGCACGAGTTTCTGGCCAATAATCCGAAATACGCAAGGATGTTCGAGCGCAAAAACAATAGCGAAAATAAATAAAGGCTGGTACCCGATAAAGGGATTTCCAGCCTTCCGTTTTTCTTAAGCTTTTCAGGGGTAAAAGGCCCTTTCGATTTTCTTATCACGTGAAAGGGGAGGGAGAATCCTCGATCACCAGTTTGCGCTGAAGCTTTTTCTCGGAAAATATCCAGCCCGTGTAGGAAGTCATAATCCGGTGATTGTCATCGATCTGGACAACCGCGACAAAAGGATAATGCCCTTTTGAACGATAGCGCAGGTCAATAAACCGTACTTCGGTAAAGTCATCAAAGTAGTTGATTTCCCAACGGTGTACCGGTGAGAAAGACAGGAATGCAGAAATATTTTTGTCCTGCAAGGCCATATCTGTCAATTCATCTTCCGGCAGCGGCTTTTTTTCAAACTCGTCAATGAATTCAATATGGCCGTTTTCGGCCCTGCCTACATAAAAACGGTCTTTTGCCGTTACGGCAATCCGCCAAATGTTTTGTTTCATCGTAGGCGATGTGACGATTTGTTCCACGTCCGGAATATGATGCTTCACCTTCTTGACGATTTCCCGTTTGTCGAGATACCGTTTGATATAATAGAGAAAAATCACGAAATAAATGAGCAGCCATGTATAACCAGGGTCAGCTCCTAGTATCCATGCGACAATACCAATGACGTGCATTGTAAAAATGTACGGGTCGAACGTATTGATAAATCCATAGGCGACCCACCTTCGTGTGAACGGCCGATAAGCCTGGGTGCCATACGCATTAAAGACATCGACAAGAACATGAAGGATCACCGCCAGAAAGGTCCACACCCATAAATGCAGAAAACTGACGTCCGGCATAAATACGTGAATGAGGCCTGCAACGGCAACTCCCCAAAACAGGACTGCCGGAAGTGAGTGGGTAGCCCCACGATGATGTCGTATATAAACAGCATTATTTCGCAATTTTAAAATGGTATCCGAATCGGGTGCTTGTGATCCGACTAATGTGCCGATCATGACGGCACTATACAAAGCAGGATCTTGTTGAACGGCCGGATCAAGTGTAGCCAGGCCGCCGAGCGCAACCCCCATGACGATGTGGGTTCCAGTATCCATTCAGTACGGCCCTCCTTTAATCAGTTAATAGTAGTATAAAGCAGATGAACTGCTTGTGTATATCACGTTTCAAGCAGGCATTACGCCTGCACAGGTTTGAATCTTTGGTTTTATTGTAAAGATTGTTGGTATGAGATGAAAACAATTGCAGTTTTCCGCTGATACGAATCTCTTTTTCAACCACATGACCTGAGCATGCGCTAGATCGTGCTAATGATATTGTACCACGAAGGATGAAAAACAATGAAAAACGAACAAGTTGAAGAAACGATCAATCATTTCGATACGGCTGGATTTCAAGCCGATCTGATCAATTGGTTTTATCAGGAACAGCGTCAGCTTCCCTGGCGTGAAAATAAAGACCCTTACAAAGTATGGGTATCCGAAATCATGCTTCAGCAAACCAAAGTAGATACCGTTATTCCTTATTTCCAACGCTTTATGAAAAAATTCCCGACACTTGATGATCTGGCAGAAGCAGACGAGCAGGAAGTATTGAAAGCGTGGGAAGGTCTAGGTTACTATTCCCGTGCGCGGAATCTGCAAAACGCAGTCAAGGAAGTCGCTGCGTCCTATGACAGTAAAGTGCCGGAAAATGCAAAACAGCTTGGTGCCCTAAAAGGCGTCGGACCGTACACCAAAGGGGCAATCCTCAGTATTGCCTACGATCAGCCGGAGCCGGCTGTCGACGGCAATGTCATGCGCGTGTTGTCGAGGGTGCTTTTGATTGATGAAGATATCGCCAAGCCGAAAACAAGAAAAACATTTGAATCCGCCGTTAAAGCGATCATTTCGCATGAGGATCCGTCCGCTTTTAACCAGGGGCTGATGGAGCTGGGGGCGCTTGTCTGTACGCCGACCACCCCTTCCTGTATGCTCTGTCCCGTTCAGAGCCACTGCCGGGCGTTCGCCGAAGGTATCCAGCAGGACCTCCCGGTGAAAACCAAAGCCAAAAAACAAAAACAGGTTGGTTACTTTGCGTTCCTTGTAAAGGACAAACAGGGTAATTATTTGATCGAACAAAGACCGGAAACCGGTTTGCTCGCAAGCCTTTGGCAGTTTCCGATGGCACCGTTAGCTGAAACAGATGAAGAGCATGCCGCCCAATGGTTCCGCCAGGTGTACGGTGTCGACATCGAAATTAGCGGGCAGGTTGACGAGATCAAGCATGTGTTTTCCCACTTAATTTGGGATGTCCAAGTCATGGAAGCGGAGGTCACAGGAGGA
Encoded proteins:
- the sspK gene encoding small acid-soluble spore protein K, giving the protein MRMRNKKYGLPDMRMDSKPRAKGRYSPKRADGSINTEPQERMKNSAHR
- a CDS encoding YfhE family protein; the encoded protein is MSNKRGVNDPKNTLSKTQQVLYQKEFKTADRMYAETKKRV
- a CDS encoding metal-dependent hydrolase, with the protein product MDTGTHIVMGVALGGLATLDPAVQQDPALYSAVMIGTLVGSQAPDSDTILKLRNNAVYIRHHRGATHSLPAVLFWGVAVAGLIHVFMPDVSFLHLWVWTFLAVILHVLVDVFNAYGTQAYRPFTRRWVAYGFINTFDPYIFTMHVIGIVAWILGADPGYTWLLIYFVIFLYYIKRYLDKREIVKKVKHHIPDVEQIVTSPTMKQNIWRIAVTAKDRFYVGRAENGHIEFIDEFEKKPLPEDELTDMALQDKNISAFLSFSPVHRWEINYFDDFTEVRFIDLRYRSKGHYPFVAVVQIDDNHRIMTSYTGWIFSEKKLQRKLVIEDSPSPFT
- a CDS encoding HAD family hydrolase gives rise to the protein MLKLFVTDLDGTLLGKENHILQEDIDAIAGLVDKGVEFAVASGRMDRDILEVFKQVNQTGHRVSQNGSFVYHGQDGLVHTETFPEALSRRLHQAIAKYPVVYSVSTADDVYVAEKTPEIEAFEHLLYFPVKEEKRLEAYYGETVFPAKFTIHGETEDILKIKQEITEEFGPVMESYLSDAHCVDFVPKGISKALGLQRLIEKLGITAEEIAVIGDSFNDVPMLEMTPYSYAMSTAHPEVQKTATRVVDHVHQAINDLKERGIY
- a CDS encoding TIGR01777 family oxidoreductase, encoding MNVAITGGTGFVGRHLINQLVERGSHVYVLTRHPENHRNTDSVTYIGWLQEHSEPEAELPALDAFVNLAGDSIFGYWTEEKKQKIMNSRLKSTEEVIRLLRTLPEKPHVLVNGSAMGYYGTSTTQAFTEKTVEPGDDFLANVAAQWEAKAAEAETLGVRTVYARFGLILGRQGALPLMSLPFKLMAGGKVGSGEQWVSWIHIDDVIELILFALDTDEISGPLNVTAPKPQRNKDFSETLAKVLNRPCWLPVPEKLMKTALGDMSELVLKGQTVLPAAAQAHGYAFQYPYLEPALRDIFSA
- a CDS encoding YpzG family protein → MARKPFAENLYQDPFQSPRANPKRASQQVNGETRKSQKDIIMDVLKKKG
- the recX gene encoding recombination regulator RecX; its protein translation is MATISRITTQKKNKHRYNIFLDRNNKDAYAFSVDEDILISFQLRKGMELDEPTINALIEKDNIHKSFTLALNYLSYRMRSKKEIHDYLVKKEVEPEQIPVVIDRLVREGFLDDREFAASLVRTRKNTTSKGPLLVKKELLDKGVSAAIVEEAIQLYTYQDQYNKALKWMEKKMKLDGRKSFREQLQNVQKTLMQKGFTGDVIKDVLAEVDTDDDNDAEWQAVVYQGEKLLRKYAKKDEGLQLKQKLKGALYRKGFGFEEIDRFIEEYVEEAE
- a CDS encoding YfhJ family protein; its protein translation is MQERFERLAERLAETNQQLSRDEARTWVELLWEDFDTTRAKAGEKYQGKDVTEQIVLRWIDQYGPRLHEFLANNPKYARMFERKNNSENK
- the mutY gene encoding A/G-specific adenine glycosylase — its product is MKNEQVEETINHFDTAGFQADLINWFYQEQRQLPWRENKDPYKVWVSEIMLQQTKVDTVIPYFQRFMKKFPTLDDLAEADEQEVLKAWEGLGYYSRARNLQNAVKEVAASYDSKVPENAKQLGALKGVGPYTKGAILSIAYDQPEPAVDGNVMRVLSRVLLIDEDIAKPKTRKTFESAVKAIISHEDPSAFNQGLMELGALVCTPTTPSCMLCPVQSHCRAFAEGIQQDLPVKTKAKKQKQVGYFAFLVKDKQGNYLIEQRPETGLLASLWQFPMAPLAETDEEHAAQWFRQVYGVDIEISGQVDEIKHVFSHLIWDVQVMEAEVTGGNLVRDSSRFVAAEALEQYPFPVSHQKMLKHTE
- a CDS encoding GNAT family N-acetyltransferase, which translates into the protein MLKKRDLHEVPQLFELMSHPKVFPYVRHKAFSMDEFYFLTKQTIEQEEAGMLLSRTILDEYQQPIGTINLFDMSDNKGFLATWIGQPFFGKGYNRIAKEQFLEEVFTLHGMEAVFIKIRQTNERSMRAALKLPYLLSGQSAYPDVYQAINAHYDVPVYDLFVITPTSYFLHHQPVEVSEGEAVV
- a CDS encoding YfhH family protein, coding for MEKRYSEYTVGELREEVAALKEKAQKAEQLGNVSEFAIHERKIQMALAYMMNPEDYAAGETYELQQDPGHTFKISYINGRFAWGNRINLLGEMVEKQEAIPISMLGKKLD